A genomic region of Jeotgalibaca ciconiae contains the following coding sequences:
- a CDS encoding MalY/PatB family protein codes for MRTYDFDKKIDRRGTYCTQWDFIEDRFGDKELLPFSISDTDFEVPEEVTKALQKRMEHQVFGYTRWNHTDYKAAIQNWYHRHFQVELKVDWILYSPSVIYSVARLIELHSEEGDGVLIQTPAYDAFFKTISASGRSLIENPLRYQDGGYELDFEDLEEKIALPETRVFLLCSPHNPTGRVWTYEEIEKIVQLCKQHDVFLISDEIHMDVRRPGKQHYPVLLFEQDYDRIALCSSASKTFNTPGLGGSYLLLPNENIRDDFTVLLKNRDGLSSASIFGIVSLMAAYEEGSEWLKQLNLYIDENFYHIKEFFQKEYPEVQFTVPESTYLAWIDISGLPYSMEDLQEALVKVGRVAIMNGEIYGGNGKQFLRLNAGCSREKLKAGLERFKKAVESLKK; via the coding sequence ATGAGAACGTATGATTTCGACAAAAAAATTGATAGAAGAGGAACGTATTGTACGCAATGGGATTTTATCGAAGATCGCTTTGGGGATAAAGAACTTCTTCCATTCAGCATATCCGACACTGATTTTGAAGTTCCAGAAGAAGTAACGAAAGCTTTACAAAAAAGAATGGAACACCAGGTATTTGGATATACAAGATGGAATCATACGGATTACAAAGCAGCCATTCAAAATTGGTACCACCGCCATTTTCAAGTAGAGCTAAAGGTAGATTGGATTTTATATAGTCCCAGCGTTATTTACAGCGTAGCTCGATTGATTGAATTGCATTCTGAAGAAGGAGATGGAGTGTTAATTCAAACACCAGCTTATGATGCCTTTTTCAAAACAATCTCTGCTTCGGGGCGGTCTTTAATTGAAAATCCTTTGCGCTACCAGGATGGAGGGTATGAATTAGACTTTGAAGATTTAGAGGAAAAAATAGCACTGCCAGAAACGCGTGTTTTCCTATTGTGCAGTCCGCATAATCCAACAGGGAGAGTGTGGACTTATGAGGAAATCGAAAAAATCGTCCAATTATGCAAACAACATGATGTATTCTTGATTTCCGATGAAATTCATATGGATGTGCGCCGACCAGGAAAACAGCACTATCCAGTACTTCTTTTTGAACAAGACTACGACCGTATAGCACTCTGTTCTTCCGCCAGCAAAACCTTCAATACTCCTGGCTTGGGTGGTTCTTACTTATTGTTGCCAAACGAAAATATTCGTGATGACTTTACGGTGTTATTGAAAAATCGAGATGGCTTATCCTCAGCGAGTATCTTTGGAATTGTCTCTCTTATGGCTGCATATGAGGAAGGTAGCGAATGGCTCAAGCAATTGAATCTCTATATTGACGAAAATTTCTACCATATAAAAGAGTTTTTCCAAAAAGAGTATCCGGAGGTTCAATTTACGGTTCCTGAATCGACCTATCTAGCTTGGATTGATATCAGTGGATTGCCGTATTCTATGGAAGATTTGCAAGAAGCACTTGTGAAAGTAGGACGAGTGGCTATTATGAACGGCGAGATTTATGGCGGAAACGGCAAACAATTCCTCCGCTTAAATGCAGGCTGTTCAAGAGAAAAATTAAAAGCAGGATTAGAACGATTTAAAAAAGCAGTAGAATCTCTGAAAAAATAA
- a CDS encoding M protein trans-acting positive regulator PRD domain-containing protein, with protein sequence MREILSKQQLRHLMLIETLYYMDDWVKLSELSRKLHCSDRILKDDIAFFRDKHTSFNIETSSYGIRIAFHENVSIDLIHQNLLKEMVEFKILEYIFFHENQTIDSISNIFFVSKSTLYRMIKRINRSLKKHYHIELESGPLCIAGAERDIRYFYSQYFTECYANFEWPFETIDEPSFVEFLLAFTKILQIPMDYGTLCHIKIVTAVNFIRLTNHHWVSNRQSNNLNILKFLSKSSDFKKIAVNFKELYGFDLDLPVLEQLFVAFVQKDFHFDYSSLINQSKLDEHTKKSTNFLDCFLDQLASSYGITLTNKESLILDLHNTSHLEKQTIQSNYILFDKKKHFVQQLQNEYPEFFKNVYNGIKMYRKHINQESNEIVLNHLVYTLFTHWERLFFELEKRQQPIYILVISDYDRHHAEMIVEMIDLYTSNQVIVERHTDLHLSCDSLAHSKYNIIVSSSYIGKIENKHIIYIESLMTTKVISEIQRVVKLLKEKNLQVRNTRIGSLENKRQITETPAASPF encoded by the coding sequence TTGAGGGAAATTCTTTCAAAACAACAATTGCGTCACTTAATGCTAATTGAGACACTATATTATATGGATGACTGGGTAAAGTTGAGCGAGTTGTCTCGAAAGCTTCATTGCTCCGACCGAATTTTAAAAGATGATATCGCGTTTTTTCGCGACAAACATACTTCCTTTAACATCGAAACTTCCAGTTATGGAATACGAATTGCCTTTCATGAGAATGTCAGTATCGATTTGATTCATCAGAATCTATTAAAAGAGATGGTTGAGTTTAAAATTCTAGAATACATTTTCTTTCATGAAAACCAAACAATTGACTCTATATCTAATATTTTTTTTGTTAGTAAATCTACTCTTTATCGTATGATTAAACGAATCAATCGATCACTGAAAAAACATTATCATATTGAGTTGGAATCGGGACCTCTTTGTATTGCAGGAGCCGAACGGGATATTCGTTATTTTTATTCCCAATACTTTACTGAGTGCTACGCTAACTTTGAATGGCCATTTGAAACGATCGATGAACCATCGTTTGTGGAATTTTTGTTGGCTTTTACGAAAATCTTACAGATACCAATGGACTATGGCACACTCTGCCATATAAAAATCGTAACAGCAGTTAATTTTATCAGACTGACGAATCATCATTGGGTGTCCAATCGTCAATCGAATAATCTGAATATTTTAAAATTTCTTTCTAAATCTTCAGACTTTAAAAAAATTGCTGTTAATTTTAAAGAACTTTATGGCTTTGATCTAGATTTGCCAGTACTTGAGCAATTATTTGTAGCTTTTGTACAAAAAGATTTCCACTTTGACTATTCTTCCTTAATTAATCAATCTAAGCTGGATGAACACACAAAAAAATCGACTAATTTTTTAGACTGCTTTTTAGATCAACTTGCCAGCTCTTATGGAATTACGTTAACAAATAAAGAATCGCTTATTCTTGATCTGCACAATACTTCTCACTTAGAAAAACAAACAATACAGTCAAATTACATTCTCTTTGATAAAAAGAAACATTTTGTTCAACAGCTACAAAATGAGTATCCTGAATTTTTCAAAAATGTTTATAACGGCATTAAAATGTATCGGAAACATATCAATCAGGAATCGAACGAAATTGTTTTAAATCATTTAGTTTATACCCTTTTTACTCATTGGGAACGGTTATTCTTTGAACTGGAAAAAAGGCAACAGCCCATATATATACTCGTTATTAGCGATTATGATCGACATCATGCAGAGATGATTGTAGAAATGATTGATCTTTACACTTCCAATCAAGTTATCGTAGAACGACACACCGATCTACACCTATCCTGCGACTCCTTGGCTCATTCAAAATATAACATCATCGTTTCGAGTTCATATATTGGGAAGATAGAAAATAAACATATTATTTATATAGAGAGTCTCATGACTACGAAAGTAATCTCAGAAATACAAAGAGTAGTAAAGTTATTGAAAGAGAAAAATTTGCAGGTAAGGAATACTCGCATTGGTTCCCTTGAAAACAAGAGACAGATCACTGAAACTCCCGCAGCCTCGCCTTTTTAA